One segment of Curtobacterium sp. MR_MD2014 DNA contains the following:
- the aceE gene encoding pyruvate dehydrogenase (acetyl-transferring), homodimeric type, which translates to MTVNDQDPRSTAGTDQDPEETAEWRESLDGLVATHGHQRAREIMQSLLKRSNELHLGVPMVPTTDYVNTIAPEDEPEFPGDEELERRYRRWIRWNAAITVHRAQRPGVAVGGHISTYASSAAMYEVGYNHFFRAQDHPSGGDQVFFQGHASPGMYARAYMEGRLSEDQLDGFRQEKSHAGGGLSSYPHPRLMPHFWQFPTVSMGIGPINAIYQAQQAKYLSNRGIKDASDQQVWAFLGDGEMDEVESRGQLQVAANDGLDNLNFVINCNLQRLDGPVRGNGKIIQELEAFFRGAGWNVIKVVWGREWDDLLARDTEGALLNLMNATPDGDYQTYKAENGAYVRENFFGRDPKALELVEGYTDDQIWNLKRGGHDYRKVYAAFKAATEHKGQPTVILAKTVKGYGLGPSFEGRNATHQMKKLTLDNLKQFRDEMRIPISDAQLDEDPYTPPYYHPGHDDEAIQYMHERRRELGGYVPERRTKYTQFTLPEESKYQVVKKGSGKQEVATTMAFARLLKDLLRSPDFGNRVVPIIPDEARTFGMDAYFPTAKIYNPNGQHYTSVDRELLLAYKESPQGQIIHVGINEAGALAAFTAVGSSYSTQGEPLIPVYVFYSQFGFQRTGDAIWAAGDQMVRGFMIGATAGRTTLTGEGLQHADGHSPLLAATNPAVVSYDPAYGYEIGHIVRSGLERMYGTNEDGSPSHDDPNVMYYLTVYNEPLVQPAEPEGVDVDGIVKGMYLLKPSEHDGPKAQLLASGVAVPWILEAQQLLAEDWGVSADVWSVTSWGELTRDGLDAEQQAFLNPNEQPRTPYVTERLLGTEGPVVAVSDFMHAVQEQIRPFVPTDFATLGADGFGFSDTRPAARRFFHIDGPSVVVRTLQQLAKQGKVDHAVVQQAIDKYRLHDVNAGTTGSAGGEA; encoded by the coding sequence GTGACGGTGAACGACCAGGACCCGCGCAGCACCGCAGGGACCGACCAGGACCCGGAGGAGACCGCAGAGTGGCGTGAGTCGCTCGACGGACTCGTCGCGACGCACGGCCACCAGCGGGCCCGCGAGATCATGCAGAGCCTGCTGAAGCGCTCGAACGAGCTGCACCTCGGCGTGCCGATGGTCCCGACGACCGACTACGTCAACACGATCGCGCCCGAGGACGAGCCGGAGTTCCCCGGTGACGAGGAACTCGAGCGCCGCTACCGCCGGTGGATCCGGTGGAACGCCGCGATCACGGTGCACCGCGCCCAGCGCCCCGGCGTCGCGGTCGGTGGGCACATCTCGACGTACGCGTCGAGCGCCGCGATGTACGAGGTCGGCTACAACCACTTCTTCCGCGCGCAGGACCACCCGTCCGGCGGTGACCAGGTCTTCTTCCAGGGCCACGCCTCCCCCGGCATGTACGCCCGCGCCTACATGGAGGGCCGCCTCAGCGAGGACCAGCTCGACGGCTTCCGCCAGGAGAAGTCGCACGCGGGCGGTGGACTGTCGTCCTACCCGCACCCGCGCCTCATGCCGCACTTCTGGCAGTTCCCGACCGTGTCGATGGGCATCGGCCCGATCAACGCGATCTACCAGGCCCAGCAGGCCAAGTACCTGTCCAACCGCGGCATCAAGGACGCCTCCGACCAGCAGGTCTGGGCGTTCCTCGGCGACGGCGAGATGGACGAGGTCGAGTCGCGCGGGCAGCTGCAGGTCGCGGCGAACGACGGGCTCGACAACCTGAACTTCGTCATCAACTGCAACCTCCAGCGCCTCGACGGACCCGTCCGCGGCAACGGCAAGATCATCCAGGAGCTCGAGGCGTTCTTCCGCGGCGCGGGCTGGAACGTCATCAAGGTCGTCTGGGGCCGCGAGTGGGACGACCTGCTCGCCCGCGACACCGAGGGCGCGCTCCTCAACCTGATGAACGCGACGCCGGACGGCGACTACCAGACCTACAAGGCCGAGAACGGCGCCTACGTCCGCGAGAACTTCTTCGGGCGCGACCCGAAGGCGCTCGAGCTCGTCGAGGGCTACACGGACGACCAGATCTGGAACCTCAAGCGCGGCGGGCACGACTACCGCAAGGTCTACGCCGCGTTCAAGGCCGCGACCGAGCACAAGGGCCAGCCGACGGTCATCCTGGCGAAGACGGTCAAGGGCTACGGCCTCGGCCCGAGCTTCGAGGGGCGCAACGCGACCCACCAGATGAAGAAGCTCACGCTCGACAACCTCAAGCAGTTCCGCGACGAGATGCGCATCCCGATCTCCGACGCACAGCTCGACGAGGACCCCTACACCCCGCCGTACTACCACCCCGGTCACGACGACGAGGCGATCCAGTACATGCACGAGCGTCGCCGCGAGCTCGGCGGGTACGTGCCGGAGCGTCGGACGAAGTACACGCAGTTCACGCTGCCGGAGGAGTCGAAGTACCAGGTCGTGAAGAAGGGCTCCGGCAAGCAGGAGGTCGCCACGACCATGGCGTTCGCCCGCCTGCTGAAGGACCTGCTCCGCTCCCCGGACTTCGGCAACCGCGTGGTGCCGATCATCCCGGACGAGGCGCGCACGTTCGGCATGGACGCGTACTTCCCGACCGCGAAGATCTACAACCCGAACGGCCAGCACTACACGTCGGTCGACCGCGAGCTGCTCCTGGCCTACAAGGAGAGCCCGCAGGGCCAGATCATCCACGTCGGCATCAACGAGGCGGGCGCCCTCGCGGCCTTCACCGCCGTCGGGTCCTCGTACTCGACGCAGGGCGAACCGCTCATCCCGGTCTACGTCTTCTACTCGCAGTTCGGGTTCCAGCGCACCGGCGACGCGATCTGGGCCGCCGGTGACCAGATGGTCCGCGGCTTCATGATCGGTGCCACCGCAGGGCGCACCACGCTGACCGGCGAGGGCCTGCAGCACGCCGACGGTCACTCGCCGCTCCTCGCGGCGACGAACCCGGCGGTCGTGTCCTACGACCCGGCCTACGGCTACGAGATCGGGCACATCGTCCGGTCCGGCCTCGAGCGCATGTACGGGACGAACGAGGACGGCTCGCCGTCCCACGACGACCCGAACGTCATGTACTACCTGACGGTCTACAACGAGCCACTCGTGCAGCCCGCCGAGCCCGAGGGCGTCGACGTCGACGGCATCGTCAAGGGCATGTACCTGCTCAAGCCGAGCGAGCACGACGGCCCGAAGGCCCAGCTGCTCGCGTCCGGCGTGGCGGTGCCGTGGATCCTCGAGGCGCAGCAGCTCCTCGCCGAGGACTGGGGCGTGTCCGCCGACGTCTGGAGCGTCACGAGCTGGGGCGAACTCACCCGTGACGGTCTCGACGCCGAGCAGCAGGCGTTCCTCAACCCGAACGAGCAGCCGCGCACCCCGTACGTGACCGAGCGCCTGCTCGGCACCGAGGGGCCGGTCGTGGCGGTGAGCGACTTCATGCACGCCGTGCAGGAGCAGATCCGTCCGTTCGTCCCGACCGACTTCGCGACGCTCGGTGCCGACGGCTTCGGCTTCTCGGACACCCGTCCGGCGGCACGCCGCTTCTTCCACATCGACGGTCCGTCCGTCGTGGTGCGCACGCTGCAGCAGCTCGCGAAGCAGGGCAAGGTCGACCACGCCGTCGTCCAGCAGGCGATCGACAAGTACCGCCTGCACGACGTCAACGCCGGCACGACCGGCAGCGCGGGCGGAGAGGCCTGA
- a CDS encoding peroxiredoxin — protein MALEIGSLAPDFELPNQFGEHVRLSDFRGVRPVALVFFPLAFSSGCTNELCTLQDNIAMFEDQRVELIGISVDSKATLRSFAETHGYDFELLADFWPHGAVSKEYGVFLDKKGFATRATFVIDVHGRIKASIITEPGLQRDVAEYREALDRLAACTAPVPVA, from the coding sequence ATGGCCCTGGAGATCGGCTCCCTCGCGCCGGACTTCGAGCTCCCGAACCAGTTCGGCGAGCACGTCCGCCTCAGCGACTTCCGTGGCGTCCGCCCGGTCGCCCTCGTCTTCTTCCCGCTGGCGTTCTCGTCCGGCTGCACGAACGAGCTCTGCACCCTGCAGGACAACATCGCGATGTTCGAGGACCAGCGGGTCGAGCTGATCGGCATCTCCGTCGACTCGAAGGCCACGCTCCGCTCGTTCGCCGAGACGCACGGCTACGACTTCGAGCTGCTCGCCGACTTCTGGCCGCACGGCGCGGTGTCGAAGGAGTACGGCGTGTTCCTCGACAAGAAGGGCTTCGCGACCCGCGCGACGTTCGTCATCGACGTGCACGGTCGCATCAAGGCGTCGATCATCACCGAGCCCGGGCTGCAGCGCGACGTCGCCGAGTACCGCGAGGCGCTCGACCGTCTCGCCGCGTGCACCGCGCCGGTCCCGGTCGCCTGA
- a CDS encoding alpha/beta fold hydrolase: MTDAAAAWSLRSTTVPTSSGPVVVHHRPGADPVLLLHGVAGSWTTWTPLLAAAGGVGARGLVLVDLPGWGSSPAPAGPFTVDDGVRVLLEVLDALAVGSVDVVGHSMGAFVALHLAVVAPERVGSLGLVSGTTIATVRASGRPWRALASLPAFTLLRAGLLVTGRRARAILRGTARVGLLPLVAAPVFAHVRRLDPSVLDAFVDEFRPERFTAAARDAAGYDVDRWRSVGCPVAAVLGRGDVFARVSDLDDLRGLVPGARTAVLDDCGHFAHVEHPGAVAAFLGLTSAPA; encoded by the coding sequence GTGACCGACGCGGCCGCCGCGTGGTCGCTCCGGAGCACCACGGTGCCCACCAGCAGCGGGCCCGTGGTGGTGCACCACCGTCCCGGTGCCGACCCGGTGCTGCTGCTCCACGGCGTGGCGGGGTCGTGGACGACCTGGACGCCGTTGCTGGCCGCCGCCGGTGGTGTCGGCGCGCGGGGTCTCGTGCTCGTCGACCTGCCCGGGTGGGGGTCCTCGCCGGCGCCCGCGGGGCCGTTCACCGTGGACGACGGCGTCCGCGTGCTGCTGGAGGTCCTCGACGCCCTCGCCGTGGGGTCGGTCGACGTCGTCGGGCACTCGATGGGCGCGTTCGTCGCGCTCCACCTCGCCGTGGTCGCTCCCGAGCGCGTCGGGTCGCTCGGGCTCGTGTCGGGCACGACGATCGCGACCGTGCGGGCCTCCGGCCGACCCTGGCGTGCGCTCGCGTCCCTCCCCGCGTTCACGCTGCTGCGGGCCGGGCTCCTCGTGACGGGTCGTCGGGCGAGGGCGATCCTCCGTGGCACCGCCCGCGTCGGACTCCTGCCGCTCGTCGCCGCACCCGTGTTCGCGCACGTCCGTCGACTGGACCCGAGTGTCCTCGACGCCTTCGTCGACGAGTTCCGGCCCGAGCGCTTCACGGCTGCCGCCCGGGACGCCGCCGGCTACGACGTCGACCGCTGGCGCTCGGTCGGCTGCCCGGTGGCTGCGGTGCTCGGCCGCGGGGACGTCTTCGCCCGGGTGTCCGACCTCGACGACCTGCGCGGCCTGGTGCCGGGAGCCCGGACGGCCGTGCTCGACGACTGCGGGCACTTCGCACACGTCGAGCACCCCGGTGCCGTGGCGGCGTTCCTCGGACTCACCTCCGCACCGGCCTGA
- a CDS encoding alpha/beta hydrolase: MTTHHGWSGSPALRLAVQLPPTARAGVVLCPPLGQEGVIAYRTLRLLADGLEARGVASVRYDPSGRGDSADDGDPDAQVRSARAAAAVLRRSGVERIAFVGLASAALVAFAAVGDDDALVVWDAPASGRAWLRRQRALATITIGPDRIVDGVESLVGIDLGPAETAVVGALAYAPRSATTVAVVRPGAVPPRGLGPVEVLEVDGTAELLDGTSIDARIPADAVETVVGRLDAWAPATAAPTTPPALDEVLDVDDRVSERVLRIGPDGLFAVETVSSAQDEDAPVVLLHNGGAEHRTGAVDYQVALARTLARDGARVVRVDRRGTGESSDVRADEDAFLFAQEWVDDQHEVVAALRVPSERLAIVGMCAGAWLAGRAVDEHPRLVVEISPNDYRRTPAAPGSYAGSAQAVADASRLRRALRAPYNRLVPARVRDAIARRGALGGVVGHLGPIVEHGTDVVVVAAPEDIERFERYGGRRAVRRWGAKVSVVEVPDGDHALFSPAMRRAVVTEVRSRIAETFPAGAVAG, encoded by the coding sequence GTGACCACCCACCACGGCTGGTCGGGGTCGCCAGCGCTGCGCCTCGCCGTGCAGCTCCCGCCGACCGCACGCGCCGGCGTGGTCCTCTGCCCGCCGCTCGGGCAGGAGGGCGTCATCGCCTACCGCACGCTGCGGCTGCTGGCGGACGGCCTGGAGGCCCGTGGCGTGGCCTCGGTGCGCTACGACCCGTCCGGACGTGGGGACTCCGCGGACGACGGCGACCCCGACGCGCAGGTCCGGTCCGCTCGCGCCGCCGCGGCGGTGCTGCGCCGGTCGGGGGTCGAGCGCATCGCGTTCGTGGGTCTCGCCTCGGCAGCCCTGGTCGCATTCGCCGCCGTCGGTGACGACGACGCCCTGGTCGTCTGGGACGCCCCGGCGTCCGGACGGGCCTGGCTGCGACGGCAGCGGGCACTCGCGACGATCACGATCGGCCCCGACCGGATCGTGGACGGGGTCGAGTCGCTCGTGGGCATCGACCTCGGACCCGCCGAGACCGCCGTCGTCGGCGCCCTGGCGTACGCGCCACGCTCCGCGACGACGGTCGCCGTCGTCCGCCCTGGTGCCGTCCCGCCGCGCGGACTCGGCCCGGTCGAGGTCCTCGAGGTGGACGGCACCGCCGAGCTCCTCGACGGCACGAGCATCGACGCCCGGATCCCGGCGGACGCCGTCGAGACCGTGGTCGGTCGGCTGGACGCCTGGGCACCCGCCACCGCTGCTCCGACGACCCCGCCCGCGCTCGACGAGGTGCTGGACGTCGACGACCGCGTGTCCGAGCGGGTGCTCCGCATCGGCCCGGACGGGCTCTTCGCCGTCGAGACCGTGTCCTCCGCCCAGGACGAGGACGCCCCGGTGGTGCTGCTCCACAACGGCGGCGCCGAGCACCGGACCGGCGCCGTCGACTACCAGGTCGCCCTCGCGCGGACGCTGGCCCGTGACGGCGCCCGCGTCGTGCGCGTCGACCGGCGGGGTACCGGGGAGAGCTCGGACGTGCGCGCCGACGAGGACGCCTTCCTGTTCGCGCAGGAGTGGGTCGACGACCAGCACGAGGTGGTCGCGGCGTTGCGGGTCCCCTCCGAGCGGCTCGCCATCGTCGGCATGTGCGCCGGTGCGTGGCTCGCCGGCCGCGCGGTTGACGAGCACCCGCGGCTCGTGGTGGAGATCAGTCCGAACGACTACCGCCGCACGCCCGCGGCTCCGGGCTCGTACGCCGGGTCCGCGCAGGCGGTGGCCGACGCGTCCCGGCTCCGTCGCGCGCTCCGCGCTCCCTACAACCGCCTCGTCCCGGCGCGGGTCCGCGACGCGATCGCCCGCCGCGGGGCGCTCGGCGGCGTCGTCGGCCACCTCGGCCCGATCGTCGAGCACGGCACGGACGTCGTCGTGGTCGCGGCGCCGGAGGACATCGAACGCTTCGAGCGGTACGGCGGCCGTCGCGCCGTCCGCCGCTGGGGTGCGAAGGTCTCGGTCGTGGAGGTCCCGGACGGCGACCACGCGCTGTTCTCGCCGGCGATGCGACGCGCGGTGGTGACCGAGGTGCGGTCCCGCATCGCGGAGACGTTCCCCGCCGGGGCAGTGGCGGGCTGA
- a CDS encoding amino acid--[acyl-carrier-protein] ligase, which produces MTITDHTTTSDLDAARADLRGRLLTDRVLVDLGSPGLYGRTGVFERVYGAVDAAVVRSQADLDAEVLRFPPVEPLAAFERTDYIASFPDLAASISGFTGDDRTHRALLAARGRGERWESFLEPADLMLTPAVCHPLYGLIGDTVPAGGRMFDIVGDSFRREPSLDPMRLQAFHMHEFVHVGTPESAKAHRDGRIPGMRALLESFGLAIDVVPANDPFFGRVGQMLARNQVEQSLKYEFVTPVYGPEHEATAISSANLHEDHFGTSFGLRTADGEVAHSACTAFGLERITIALFAAHGTDPDRWTTDVRAALAL; this is translated from the coding sequence GTGACCATCACCGACCACACCACCACGTCCGACCTCGACGCCGCGCGCGCCGACCTGCGCGGACGTCTGCTCACCGACCGGGTCCTCGTCGACCTCGGCTCCCCCGGGCTCTACGGCCGCACCGGCGTCTTCGAGCGCGTGTACGGCGCGGTCGACGCCGCCGTCGTGCGGAGCCAGGCCGACCTCGACGCCGAGGTCCTGCGCTTCCCGCCGGTCGAGCCGCTCGCCGCGTTCGAGCGGACGGACTACATCGCGTCGTTCCCGGACCTCGCCGCGTCGATCTCCGGCTTCACCGGCGACGACCGGACGCACCGCGCACTGCTGGCCGCCCGGGGTCGCGGCGAGCGCTGGGAGTCGTTCCTCGAGCCCGCCGACCTCATGCTGACCCCGGCCGTCTGCCACCCGCTGTACGGGCTGATCGGCGACACGGTGCCGGCCGGTGGTCGGATGTTCGACATCGTCGGCGACTCGTTCCGCCGCGAGCCCTCGCTCGACCCGATGCGACTGCAGGCCTTCCACATGCACGAGTTCGTGCACGTCGGCACCCCCGAGTCGGCGAAGGCGCACCGCGACGGCCGCATCCCGGGCATGCGCGCCCTGCTCGAGTCCTTCGGCCTGGCGATCGACGTCGTCCCGGCGAACGACCCGTTCTTCGGTCGGGTGGGCCAGATGCTCGCCCGGAACCAGGTCGAGCAGTCGCTGAAGTACGAGTTCGTCACCCCCGTGTACGGGCCCGAGCACGAGGCGACGGCGATCTCGTCGGCGAACCTGCACGAGGACCACTTCGGCACGTCGTTCGGTCTCCGCACCGCCGACGGCGAGGTGGCCCACAGCGCCTGCACCGCGTTCGGCCTCGAGCGCATCACGATCGCCCTGTTCGCCGCGCACGGCACCGACCCGGACCGCTGGACGACCGACGTCCGCGCGGCCCTGGCGCTGTGA
- a CDS encoding acyl-CoA dehydrogenase family protein, with protein sequence MSTPVLDDPSVPVGPDTTGATTPVDRFALRAALVAEVAARHADEVDRDARPPREAIAAMKEHGLLAAAVPTALGGEGAALAELSTIATALGRACAATGMVFAMHHGQAMALWRHGGVGLGVTAMTEAVLAGALVASSTTEKGIGGDARRSTCAIEVSTAGRIHLHKEAPVISYATEADAVFVTARRDPDAAPSDQRLVVCLPEDTTLTQTSTWDTLGLRGTCSNGWVLDADTHEDRVLRDDYATISAQTVLPVSHVLWASVWTGIAAGAAERARQAVRKQARAAVGTTPPGALRLAELLVELQTLADAVRHAAERFDRSADDATVLGSPAYALAANALKIAASERVVDIVTTAMRIVGIAGFAATGPLSIARHLRDAHGAAVMVSNDRLLQNDAALALMSGALL encoded by the coding sequence GTGAGCACCCCCGTCCTGGACGACCCGTCGGTCCCCGTCGGCCCGGACACGACCGGAGCGACCACGCCCGTCGACCGCTTCGCCCTCCGCGCCGCACTCGTCGCCGAGGTCGCCGCCCGGCACGCCGACGAGGTCGACCGCGACGCCCGTCCGCCCCGCGAGGCGATCGCGGCGATGAAGGAGCACGGCCTCCTGGCGGCCGCCGTCCCGACCGCACTCGGCGGCGAGGGAGCTGCCCTCGCCGAGCTGTCGACGATCGCCACGGCCCTCGGGCGGGCGTGCGCCGCGACCGGGATGGTCTTCGCGATGCACCACGGACAGGCGATGGCGCTCTGGCGGCACGGCGGCGTCGGCCTCGGTGTCACCGCGATGACCGAGGCCGTCCTGGCCGGAGCGCTCGTGGCGTCCTCGACGACCGAGAAGGGCATCGGTGGCGACGCGCGCCGGAGCACCTGCGCCATCGAGGTCTCCACCGCTGGTCGCATCCACCTGCACAAGGAGGCGCCCGTCATCTCCTACGCGACCGAGGCCGACGCGGTGTTCGTCACCGCCCGTCGCGACCCCGACGCCGCGCCCTCGGACCAGCGTCTCGTCGTCTGCCTGCCCGAGGACACGACCCTCACGCAGACCTCGACCTGGGACACCCTCGGTCTCCGCGGCACCTGCAGCAACGGCTGGGTGCTCGACGCCGACACCCACGAGGACCGGGTGCTCCGCGACGACTACGCGACGATCTCGGCGCAGACGGTCCTGCCGGTCTCGCACGTGCTGTGGGCGTCGGTCTGGACCGGCATCGCCGCCGGCGCCGCCGAACGCGCCCGGCAGGCCGTGCGGAAGCAGGCGCGGGCCGCGGTCGGGACGACCCCTCCGGGAGCCCTCCGGCTCGCCGAGCTCCTGGTGGAGCTGCAGACCCTCGCGGACGCGGTCCGTCACGCCGCGGAGCGCTTCGACCGGTCCGCCGACGACGCGACGGTGCTCGGCTCCCCCGCGTACGCACTCGCCGCCAACGCCCTGAAGATCGCCGCATCGGAGCGGGTCGTCGACATCGTGACGACCGCGATGCGCATCGTCGGCATCGCCGGGTTCGCCGCGACCGGGCCGCTGAGCATCGCCCGACACCTCCGGGACGCCCACGGAGCCGCCGTCATGGTGAGCAACGACCGGCTCCTGCAGAACGACGCCGCACTGGCACTCATGAGCGGAGCACTCCTGTGA
- a CDS encoding acyl carrier protein: MHQDPTSAPAPVALAAPGAEQAVRRALADHGHLTVDASDIASIADLYALGLTSHATVNVMLAVENELDVEFHDAVLHRSTFATIESIAAAAEAAA; this comes from the coding sequence ATGCACCAGGACCCGACCTCCGCACCCGCCCCCGTCGCCCTCGCCGCGCCCGGCGCCGAGCAGGCCGTCCGACGGGCCCTCGCCGACCACGGACACCTCACCGTCGACGCGTCCGACATCGCCTCGATCGCCGACCTGTACGCGCTCGGCCTGACCTCGCACGCCACCGTGAACGTGATGCTCGCGGTGGAGAACGAGCTCGACGTGGAGTTCCACGACGCCGTGCTGCACCGCTCGACCTTCGCCACGATCGAGTCGATCGCGGCCGCCGCGGAGGCAGCAGCGTGA
- a CDS encoding holo-ACP synthase, giving the protein MTTIRTGTDLAAVEDVVAGIAAHGERYLSRVFTDRERADCGDDPERLAARFAGKEAVLKLLRPAPGDAVPPTDVAVVLDAAGAPVVELSGRAAELAAAVGCGPVAVSLSHERGLALATAVALSRR; this is encoded by the coding sequence GTGACGACGATCCGGACCGGTACCGACCTCGCGGCGGTCGAGGACGTCGTCGCGGGCATCGCCGCACACGGCGAGCGCTACCTGTCGCGGGTGTTCACCGACCGCGAGCGCGCCGACTGCGGTGACGACCCCGAGCGTCTGGCCGCCCGCTTCGCCGGCAAGGAGGCCGTGCTGAAGCTGCTGCGACCCGCGCCGGGCGACGCGGTCCCCCCGACGGACGTCGCGGTGGTGCTGGACGCCGCCGGCGCCCCGGTCGTCGAGCTCTCCGGCCGCGCCGCCGAGCTCGCCGCGGCGGTCGGCTGCGGACCGGTCGCGGTGTCGTTGTCACACGAACGGGGGCTGGCGCTGGCGACCGCCGTGGCGCTGTCCCGACGCTGA
- a CDS encoding aldo/keto reductase, with product MQSRTLGRTGRSVSVVGLGTWQFGGDWGPVSEQDAAAVMDASVESGVTLFDTADVYGDGRSEQLIGAWRQANPGVPLTVTTKMGRRADQVPANYVAANFREWVDRSRRNLRQDTLDLVQLHCPPTAVFEDDAVYDALDALVADGSVAAYGVSVETADQALTAIARPHVASVQVILNAFRLKPLDRVLPAAREAGVGILARVPLASGLLSGKYTTETTFSEGDHRNYNRHGEAFDQGETFSGVDFADGVQAARAFAAALPEGISVPQAALAWIVAQDGVTAAIPGARNPEQARSNAGAPDLVDGGALDLGALDSTVHELYDRWFRATVHDRW from the coding sequence ATGCAGAGTCGCACCCTCGGCCGCACCGGCCGCTCCGTGTCCGTCGTCGGCCTCGGCACCTGGCAGTTCGGCGGTGACTGGGGTCCCGTCAGCGAGCAGGACGCCGCCGCCGTGATGGACGCCTCGGTCGAGTCCGGCGTCACCCTCTTCGACACCGCCGACGTGTACGGCGACGGTCGCAGCGAGCAGCTCATCGGGGCATGGCGACAGGCCAACCCCGGCGTGCCGCTCACCGTGACGACCAAGATGGGTCGACGCGCCGACCAGGTCCCCGCGAACTACGTCGCGGCCAACTTCCGCGAGTGGGTCGACCGCTCCCGGCGCAACCTCCGGCAGGACACCCTCGACCTCGTGCAGCTGCACTGCCCGCCGACCGCGGTCTTCGAGGACGACGCCGTGTACGACGCCCTCGACGCCCTCGTCGCCGACGGGTCGGTCGCCGCGTACGGCGTCTCCGTCGAGACCGCGGACCAGGCGCTCACCGCGATCGCCCGCCCGCACGTCGCGAGCGTGCAGGTCATCCTCAACGCGTTCCGGCTCAAGCCGCTGGACCGCGTGCTGCCGGCCGCACGAGAGGCAGGGGTCGGGATCCTCGCGCGCGTGCCGTTGGCATCGGGACTGCTCTCCGGGAAGTACACGACCGAGACCACGTTCAGCGAGGGCGACCACCGCAACTACAACCGTCACGGCGAGGCCTTCGACCAGGGCGAGACGTTCAGCGGCGTCGACTTCGCGGACGGCGTGCAGGCCGCCCGGGCGTTCGCGGCGGCGCTGCCCGAGGGCATCTCGGTCCCGCAGGCGGCGCTCGCGTGGATCGTCGCGCAGGACGGAGTCACCGCCGCCATCCCGGGCGCCAGGAACCCCGAGCAGGCCCGCTCGAACGCCGGAGCACCGGACCTGGTCGACGGCGGCGCACTCGACCTCGGCGCCCTCGACAGCACGGTGCACGAGCTCTACGACCGGTGGTTCCGCGCCACCGTGCACGACCGGTGGTGA